The following are encoded together in the Actinoplanes sp. N902-109 genome:
- a CDS encoding sigma-70 family RNA polymerase sigma factor: MSGVVEADRRREDVVRAHMPLVGHLVREMLARVPAHVNRDDLLSAGYAALVAAARGFDDSRGVPFARFAAARVRGALLDELRGLDWASRSVRQRARRTDSARQELTAELGRTPTVAEVAERLGCSVEDIEAADDDVQRAVVFSLQGFATAGADDMVTEPSAGPEEMLIRRERLGYLRHAVDVLPDRLRAVITGYFFEERPMAMIAAELGVTESRVSQLRAEALSLLKDGLNTHLEPTLATGLKDGCVARRRAAYYDQIGAHGTLRDRLAVTGVDGLPVAA; this comes from the coding sequence ATGAGTGGTGTTGTCGAAGCCGATCGCCGTCGCGAGGACGTCGTCCGGGCGCACATGCCGCTCGTCGGTCACCTGGTGCGCGAGATGCTCGCCCGGGTGCCCGCCCATGTGAACCGGGACGACCTGCTGTCGGCCGGCTACGCGGCGCTGGTCGCGGCGGCCCGCGGGTTCGACGACTCGCGCGGCGTGCCGTTCGCCCGGTTCGCCGCCGCCCGGGTGCGCGGTGCCCTCCTCGACGAGCTGCGCGGGCTGGACTGGGCCAGCCGCTCGGTGCGCCAGCGGGCCCGCAGGACCGACTCCGCCCGTCAGGAACTCACCGCCGAGCTGGGCCGCACGCCCACCGTCGCCGAGGTTGCCGAGCGGCTCGGCTGCTCGGTGGAGGACATCGAGGCGGCCGATGACGACGTGCAGCGTGCGGTGGTGTTCAGCCTGCAGGGCTTTGCCACGGCCGGCGCTGACGACATGGTGACCGAGCCCAGCGCGGGCCCCGAGGAGATGCTGATCCGCCGGGAGCGGCTGGGCTACCTGCGGCACGCGGTGGACGTGCTACCGGACCGGCTGCGCGCGGTGATCACCGGCTACTTCTTCGAGGAGCGGCCGATGGCGATGATCGCGGCCGAGCTGGGCGTCACCGAGTCGCGGGTGTCGCAGCTGCGTGCCGAGGCGTTGTCGCTGCTCAAGGATGGGCTGAACACGCACCTCGAGCCGACCCTGGCGACCGGGCTCAAGGACGGCTGCGTCGCGCGCCGCCGGGCGGCGTACTACGACCAGATCGGCGCCCACGGGACCCTGCGTGACCGGCTGGCCGTGACCGGTGTGGACGGCCTGCCGGTGGCCGCCTGA
- a CDS encoding DEAD/DEAH box helicase produces the protein MTTFTDLGVPAELAAVLTGLGITSPFPIQTATLPDSLAGRDVLGRGRTGSGKTYAFALPVVTRLAASGTPRKPGRPRALILAPTRELATQIEATIAPLAEAVGLRTLTVFGGVGANPQIRGLRNGVDILVACPGRLDDHLRNGHASLDSIEITVLDEADHMADLGFLPVVRRLMDATPRDGQRMLFSATLDGGVDVLVKRFMRNPVTHHVDAAAEAPVQMAHHVLHVRHDDRFPVLVDLVAAPGRTVVFTRTKRRAKTLTRQLIQAGVPAVELHGNLAQNARNRNLSAFSDGSAQTLVATDIAARGIHVDDVSLVIHADPPVEHKAYLHRSGRTARAGAQGTVITLMTDDQQTDVRDLTRKAGIKPTTTRTRPGDALLTELAPGERSFTAPADFASAMALTATSRPGSADPDAADGSDGGGRARRGRRRGGSGRPVATDGSPAAGGRSAPAGSQRRRSAAADSRSGAGSPAQGGRAAGSSASSSRGGRAAGSSAASGQGGSAQGGRAQGGRSSSHGGAQPAQGAQNRNRRSGGTGSTPVHTSQTGGAAAFSAGSRVGTRRGR, from the coding sequence ATGACCACGTTCACCGACCTCGGCGTGCCCGCCGAGCTCGCAGCGGTCCTGACCGGCCTCGGCATCACGAGCCCGTTCCCGATCCAGACCGCCACCCTGCCCGACTCGCTGGCCGGCCGGGACGTGCTCGGCCGCGGCCGGACCGGATCCGGCAAGACCTACGCGTTCGCCCTGCCGGTCGTCACCCGGCTCGCCGCCTCCGGCACCCCGCGCAAGCCCGGCCGGCCGCGCGCCCTGATCCTCGCGCCCACCCGTGAGCTGGCCACCCAGATCGAAGCCACGATCGCGCCGCTGGCCGAGGCGGTGGGCCTGCGCACCCTGACCGTCTTCGGCGGCGTCGGCGCCAACCCGCAGATCCGCGGCCTGCGCAACGGCGTCGACATCCTGGTCGCCTGCCCCGGCCGGCTCGACGACCACCTGCGCAACGGCCACGCCAGCCTCGACTCGATCGAGATCACCGTGCTCGACGAGGCCGACCACATGGCCGACCTCGGCTTCCTGCCGGTGGTCCGGCGGCTGATGGACGCCACCCCCCGCGACGGCCAGCGGATGCTGTTCTCGGCCACCCTCGACGGCGGCGTCGACGTGCTGGTCAAGCGGTTCATGCGCAACCCCGTCACGCACCACGTGGACGCCGCGGCCGAGGCCCCGGTGCAGATGGCCCACCACGTCCTGCACGTACGCCACGACGACCGCTTCCCGGTCCTGGTCGACCTGGTCGCGGCCCCCGGCCGGACGGTCGTGTTCACCCGCACCAAGCGCCGCGCCAAGACCCTGACCCGCCAGCTCATCCAGGCCGGCGTCCCGGCGGTCGAGCTGCACGGCAACCTCGCCCAGAACGCCCGCAACCGCAACCTCTCCGCGTTCTCCGACGGCAGCGCCCAGACCCTGGTCGCCACCGACATCGCGGCCCGGGGCATCCACGTCGACGACGTCTCGCTGGTCATCCACGCCGACCCGCCGGTCGAGCACAAGGCCTACCTGCACCGCTCGGGCCGCACCGCCCGGGCCGGCGCCCAGGGCACGGTCATCACCCTGATGACCGACGACCAGCAGACCGACGTCCGCGACCTGACCCGCAAGGCCGGCATCAAGCCGACCACCACCCGCACCCGCCCCGGCGACGCCCTGCTGACCGAGCTGGCCCCGGGCGAACGCTCCTTCACCGCCCCGGCCGACTTCGCCTCGGCCATGGCGCTGACCGCCACCTCCCGCCCCGGCAGCGCCGACCCCGACGCCGCCGACGGCAGTGATGGCGGCGGGCGGGCGCGGCGCGGGCGGCGGCGCGGCGGCAGCGGTCGCCCGGTGGCCACCGACGGTTCCCCGGCTGCGGGCGGGCGCTCGGCCCCGGCGGGTTCGCAACGCCGTCGCTCCGCGGCGGCTGACTCCCGCTCCGGCGCCGGCTCTCCGGCTCAGGGCGGGCGGGCCGCCGGCTCGTCGGCTTCGTCGTCGCGCGGCGGGCGGGCGGCCGGGTCGTCGGCTGCGTCGGGGCAGGGCGGGTCCGCCCAGGGTGGACGGGCCCAAGGTGGCCGGTCCTCTTCCCACGGTGGGGCCCAGCCGGCCCAGGGCGCGCAGAACCGCAACCGGCGCAGCGGCGGCACCGGCTCAACCCCGGTGCACACCAGCCAGACCGGTGGAGCAGCAGCCTTCTCCGCCGGCAGCCGGGTCGGCACCCGGCGTGGCCGCTGA
- a CDS encoding App1 family protein — protein sequence MSVTPAGRPPAVRLHRAARIEDAVHEVVERRLRQRGWQPVITAYTGYGAPGWARVMARVVLTRRNQAGKRLEKVRGWRSFTSSPVHNAPVQIQVGDQIHETRTDRSGYVDTRVKGDLEPGWACVRLTTEGAQPVEAPIRVVDPAMKFGVISDIDDTVMVTALPRPLLAAWNTFVLDEHARMAVPGMAVLYERLVNANPGAPVFYLSTGAWNVAPALNRFLSRHLYPAGPLLLTDWGPTPDRWFRSGQEHKRNTLARLSSEFPDIRWLLIGDDGQHDQEIYSEFAHAHPDSVAAVAIRRLSPTQAVLAGAVPGPSGTPEAVGSGGKTWFSAPDGAGLWSLLRDTDVV from the coding sequence GTGTCAGTGACCCCGGCGGGCCGCCCGCCCGCCGTGCGGCTGCATCGCGCCGCGCGGATCGAGGACGCCGTGCACGAGGTCGTCGAGCGGAGGCTGCGGCAACGCGGCTGGCAGCCGGTGATCACGGCTTACACGGGCTACGGTGCGCCCGGGTGGGCCCGGGTGATGGCCCGGGTGGTGCTCACGCGGCGCAACCAGGCGGGCAAGCGGCTGGAAAAGGTCCGCGGCTGGCGCAGCTTCACCTCGTCGCCGGTGCACAACGCGCCCGTTCAGATCCAGGTCGGCGATCAGATCCACGAGACCCGCACGGATCGCAGCGGCTACGTCGACACCAGGGTCAAGGGCGACCTCGAGCCGGGCTGGGCCTGCGTACGGCTGACGACCGAGGGGGCGCAGCCGGTCGAGGCACCGATCCGGGTGGTCGATCCGGCGATGAAGTTCGGCGTGATCAGCGACATCGACGACACCGTCATGGTGACCGCGCTGCCGCGTCCGCTGCTCGCCGCCTGGAACACCTTCGTGCTGGATGAGCATGCGCGGATGGCCGTACCCGGCATGGCCGTTCTCTATGAGCGCCTGGTCAACGCCAACCCGGGCGCGCCGGTGTTCTACCTGTCGACCGGCGCGTGGAACGTGGCGCCGGCGCTCAACCGTTTCCTGTCGCGGCACCTGTACCCGGCCGGCCCGCTGCTGCTGACCGACTGGGGTCCCACGCCGGACCGCTGGTTCCGCAGCGGCCAGGAGCACAAGCGCAACACCCTGGCCCGGCTGTCCAGCGAGTTCCCGGACATCCGCTGGCTGCTGATCGGCGACGACGGCCAGCACGACCAGGAGATCTACTCGGAGTTCGCGCACGCCCACCCGGACAGTGTGGCCGCGGTCGCGATCCGCCGGCTCTCGCCGACGCAGGCGGTGCTGGCCGGTGCCGTCCCGGGGCCGTCCGGCACCCCGGAGGCGGTGGGCTCCGGGGGCAAGACGTGGTTCTCCGCACCGGACGGCGCCGGCCTGTGGTCGCTGCTCCGGGACACCGATGTTGTCTAG